In Fusarium oxysporum Fo47 chromosome IX, complete sequence, the following proteins share a genomic window:
- a CDS encoding heterokaryon incompatibility protein-domain-containing protein, protein MSAKSTEQSGQPENSIPSWSSRLYRQVGFSAKKTWQDRGDIIRHSRELFTAAGPDGLPYASLPTTSSIRLLEVKPGNPSEMLQCSLQTVDLADNPKYNALSYTWELDPPSFPYELRYLSQKAPNFSKVVTSGVDTVNHAINRLMVRSRSEPADPDAKSAENSTDRDKILCDGKGVYVKSNLYQALLQLRKARPGFYWIDAICINQSNLAELGQQVQMMNRIYSSASQVTIWLGTCPHVFSPGVANLIQMTKTGLPEITEAAESKDFYYTRVGTTSLWHLVLCVFFIVTRKWFKRLWVLQELCLAKEAIFLLGDYKFEADDISVAFGWMRSILSAWNTSGLHMFAQILTSFGDMPDQAVSLLNSRRTISEGDKVGLQEWFRLVKDREARDPRDMVYGGLALIKPETLLMNPSLKRGSEKHPQITQPGDPLNKQNWPSLQADYAIDLSAVLEKVALSLLSGPEPMNLLSLATRYRTPFFYDMTRDTSIHYSAMKYDKLSELELDVPSWYAAPWLENSRGMKPLIWQNSTPLENISMMINSPSISADGKSLFLEAVQLDVIESCVLYNFFGDLAHDMDSMITLSSKENERAQEAAALKESFNYAPPFHLLEVILSMTAYPKPTKKSPLEVFCDLLTAGTWRGPPSSKMVGFCQWLDDWVNNYVKEHDKEKAKITDETLILKEFIIKREPIIAKIQDDYAKLRTAYPNEPWSPEDRKAISEERKTQASHFARTLQIAQTVRALFKTQSGRLILAPAWAEKGDVVMAVKGGKVPYVFTPRDEDIKRKIAFKEKYNGEVSMEALKVRPGHKEAQKWDATILRGDIRGDESYLLTGEVYLHDSDLEEILGRELEFGRLQII, encoded by the exons ATGAGTGCCAAGAGTACGGAACAATCGGGACAACCCGAGAATAGCATCCCGTCGTGGTCGTCGAGGTTGTACCGACAAGTTGGCTTCTCGGCGAAAAAGACGTGGCAGGATAGAGGTGACATCATTCGTCACTCGAGAGAGCTCTTCACT GCTGCAGGCCCAGATGGACTGCCATATGCTTCACTGCCGACCACTTCAAGCATACGGCTTCTTGAAGTCAAGCCTGGGAACCCCAGCGAGATGCTGCAATGCTCTCTTCAAACAGTTGACTTAGCGGACAACCCCAAATACAACGCACTCTCATACACATGGGAGCTGGACCCACCAAGCTTCCCCTACGAGCTGAGATATCTGTCTCAAAAAGCCCCAAACTTCTCAAAAGTCGTCACCAGTGGTGTTGATACGGTTAATCATGCTATCAATCGTCTCATGGTCCGGTCGCGTTCTGAGCCAGCAGATCCTGATGCAAAGTCTGCTGAGAACTCCACCGACCGGGACAAGATTCTCTGCGACGGCAAAGGTGTCTACGTCAAGTCTAACCTatatcaagctcttctccaGCTGAGAAAAGCGCGTCCGGGTTTCTACTGGATTGACGCAATTTGTATCAACCAGTCTAACCTTGCTGAGCTGGGCCAACAAGTCCAAATGATGAATCGGATCTACAGCTCAGCCTCCCAAGTCACGATTTGGCTGGGTACTTGTCCCCATGTTTTCTCACCCGGTGTCGCCAACCTTATCCAAATGACCAAGACTGGACTTCCCGAGATTACCGAGGCTGCTGAGTCCAAAGACTTTTACTACACCAGAGTCGGAACAACATCGCTTTGGCATTTAGTACTTTGCGTCTTTTTCATCGTGACGCGTAAATGGTTCAAGAGACTTTGGGTGCTGCAAGAATTATGCCtcgccaaagaagccatctTCCTTCTGGGAGATTACAAGTTCGAGGCGGATGATATCTCTGTTGCTTTTGGTTGGATGAGAAGTATTCTGAGCGCTTGGAACACCAGCGGGCTGCACATGTTTGCGCAGATATTGACTTCATTTGGAGACATGCCTGACCAAGCTGTCTCATTGCTTAATTCACGTCGGACAATCTCTGAAGGTGACAAGGTTGGACTTCAAGAATGGTTCAGGCTGGTCAAGGACCGCGAGGCAAGAGATCCGAGGGACATGGTTTATGGCGGACTTGCTTTAATCAAACCAGAGACGCTGCTGATGAATCCGAGCTTGAAACGAGGCTCTGAGAAGCATCCTCAGATTACGCAACCCGGAGATCCACTGAACAAACAAAATTGGCCATCACTACAAGCAGACTACGCCATCGACCTCTCCGCAGTTCTTGAGAAGGTGGCGCTCAGTCTTCTCTCAGGCCCTGAGCCGATGAACCTCCTCTCGCTCGCAACGCGATATCGCACTCCATTCTTCTACGACATGACGAGAGACACATCTATCCACTACTCAGCAATGAAATATGATAAGCTGTCAGAGCTTGAACTCGATGTACCATCATGGTACGCTGCGCCATGGCTTGAGAACTCGCGGGGGATGAAGCCTCTCATCTGGCAAAACAGCACACCGCTCGAAAACATCTCAATGATGATCAATAGTCCATCCATATCGGCTGATGGCAAATCGCTGTTTCTTGAGGCAGTACAATTAGACGTCATCGAGTCTTGTGTCTTGTATAATTTCTTTGGCGATCTGGCGCACGATATGGATTCTATGATCACGCTGAGCTCCAAGGAAAATGAGCGAGCACAGGAAGCTGCGGCATTGAAGGAGTCTTTCAACTACGCTCCACCATTTCATCTGCTAGAAGTGATACTTAGCATGACTGCATATCCGAAACCGACAAAAAAGTCGCCTCTTGAGGTCTTCTGTGACCTTCTCACTGCTGGAACGTGGAGAGGCCCGCCCAGCAGCAAGATGGTCGGGTTCTGTCAATGGCTTGACGACTGGGTAAACAATTACGTTAAAGAACATgacaaagaaaaagcaaaaatCACAGATGAGACTCTGATCCTGAAAgaattcatcatcaaaagAGAGCCCATCATAGCCAAGATACAAGACGACTACGCCAAACTGCGCACGGCATATCCCAATGAACCGTGGTCACCCGAAGACCGTAAGGCCATCTCGGAAGAACGCAAGACCCAAGCCTCGCACTTCGCAAGAACCCTGCAAATAGCACAGACGGTCCGAGCTCTGTTCAAGACCCAAAGCGGCAGACTCATCCTTGCACCGGCATGGGCTGAAAAGGGCGATGTTGTGATGGCGGTGAAAGGCGGCAAGGTTCCTTACGTCTTTACACCAAGAGATGAGGACATTAAGCGCAAGATTGCGTTTAAAGAGAAGTATAACGGTGAGGTTTCGATGGAGGCGTTGAAGGTACGGCCGGGACATAAGGAGGCGCAGAAATGGGATGCGACAATTCTGCGAGGTGACATTAGAGGGGATGAGAGTTATTTGCTCACTGGTGAAGTTTATTTGCATGACTCGGATTTGGAAGAGATTCTGGGGAGGGAGTTGGAGTTTGGCAGATTACAAATCATATAA
- a CDS encoding uncharacterized protein (expressed protein), with translation MKFSAILLVLAPLVSAAASKEAAAGLPDLASAGEKGHDLSSHGEGLQLAAKVCPAKFPRKCSLGNFCCRTLKCCKKECCQNSARYCSNGRCYK, from the coding sequence ATGAAGTTCAGCGCTATCCTCCTCGTTCTCGCCCCTCTCGTCTCCGCAGCTGCTTCGAaagaggctgctgctggactTCCCGACCTTGCCTCGGCTGGTGAGAAGGGTCACGATCTCTCATCGCACGGCGAGGGACTCCAGCTTGCTGCCAAGGTCTGCCCAGCCAAGTTCCCCAGAAAGTGTTCCCTCGGAAACTTCTGCTGCCGAACTCTTAAGTGCTGTAAGAAGGAGTGCTGTCAGAACTCTGCGAGATATTGCAGCAACGGCCGTTGCTATAAATAG
- a CDS encoding uncharacterized protein (domain of unknown function-domain containing protein), translated as MAASRSKAKPLMETISEAHRMSYRIGRGEQGVLTFEPYKSAILPLWRFRTVPIARQSAEDLWAKFNEFKDQRDFVGMDMTRKFIQMGMTRAKRYANHAGGRKYKKGTREELPKSDEHPDKDEKLRASLIFRGYWEKCKEDEEYQNLKEEFLKKQKDWKDS; from the coding sequence ATGGCTGCATCACGATCGAAAGCCAAGCCCTTAATGGAGACAATATCCGAAGCCCACCGCATGTCCTACCGCATCGGCCGCGGCGAACAAGGTGTCCTCACATTCGAACCTTACAAGTCCGCCATTCTCCCCCTCTGGCGCTTCCGCACAGTCCCTATCGCGCGACAAAGCGCTGAAGACCTATGGGCCAAGTTCAACGAGTTCAAAGACCAGCGCGATTTTGTGGGGATGGACATGACGCGTAAATTCATCCAGATGGGTATGACGCGTGCAAAACGATATGCGAATCATGCTGGTGGGCGGAAGTATAAGAAGGGCACGAGGGAGGAATTACCAAAGAGTGATGAGCATCCGGATAAGGATGAGAAGCTGAGGGCGAGTTTGATCTTTAGGGGGTATTGGGAGAAGTGtaaggaggatgaggagtaTCAGAACCTCAAGGAGGAGTttttgaagaagcagaaggatTGGAAGGACTCTTGA
- a CDS encoding SGNH hydrolase-type esterase domain-containing protein, with amino-acid sequence MDFSIFLFLLMFASAVQGHVPHPKHSRLHSASPPKLTKRADADPSDFSWVKRWAAIGDSYTAGIGSGRPLGSILDGEELDIKVRTMNITLPNLEFSGHGNWYCARYDMSYPMIISRLLGSQVESFQYAACSGDRAGQIYQQAEQIEGDLDMVMLTAGGNDLCLAGIIADCILLSANNEEACEAALKVAEDNVENIITNNMKEILYALNKKVNKDGIVVVLGYAEFFSTEDDSCEYEEWDKKAFLEPIQTPQKLTIARRHRFNALVQKINRATADAINDISKDEDVKYKIGFADWNPWVTDASIDGQMCSPSANGDYPSKDQPQMQFIKPPTNPTPGEREDLKKRGVDGSDYYDYSQGELRRKRAAESIWGSKFFNSANPPELVRRVLGRRAPKPPGCPSDESRDWTIGLGLPNDIAENFHPNENGHVTMASFAMAEAMDLRSLVLGIDPPSCEVKDQFKCWSDDNWKIYASADRLDEHYEDFCKNVEQPDHQKGWDYYKVYDEGTPDEHEFRISLGDDVADYDVNQCIDYFKKLIHNCDTNRRLNWKTGGKYVRDDGAYTYEVSPTRYNRPWPPPEYAQGTCKGWYHFSHSSYTIEGGGFSTWDFGQKTMRPSMNGCYGLGTTAWNFEYYDEPTEDGYEWKLTFNTPVFVRSRCFKNNKVVKGAGGWTDGCGGND; translated from the exons ATGGATTTCTCCATattccttttccttttgaTGTTCGCCTCCGCGGTACAGGGCCATGTTCCCCATCCTAAACACTCTCGTTTACACTCTGCTTCACCTCCGAAACTCACCAAGAGAGCTGATGCTGACCCGTCAGATTTCTCCTGGGTGAAGAGATGGGCAGCTATAGGCGATAGCTACACTGCTGGAATTGGCTCTGGCCGTCCCTTGGGTAGCATCTTGGACGGCGAGGAGCTCGATATCAAGGTGAGGACGATGAACATCACTCTACCCAATCTCGAGTTTAGCGGCCATGGAAACTGGTATTGTGCCCGATATGACATGTCATATCCCATGATTATCAGTAGGCTTCTTGGCTCACAGGTCGAGAGCTTTCAGTATGCTGCTTGTAGTGGAGATCGCGCTGGTCAGATCTATCAGCAAGCTGAGCAGATTGAAGGTGATCTTGACATGGTCATGTTGACAGCCGGTGGCAATGATCTGTGCTTG GCTGGTATCATCGCAGATTGCATTCTTCTCTCTGCCAACAATGAGGAGGCTTGCGAAGCCGCCCTCAAGGTGGCTGAAGACAATGTTGAGAATATCATCACGAATAACATGAAAGAGATTCTTTACGCCTTGAACAAAAAGGTAAACAAAGACGGCATCGTTGTTGTTCTTGGGTATGCCGAGTTCTTCAGTACTGAGGACGACAGCTGTGAGTACGAAGAGTGGGACAAAAAGGCATTTCTTGAGCCCATCCAAACGCCACAGAAGTTGACTATTGCTCGCCGTCACCGGTTCAACGCACTTGTCCAGAAAATTAACAGGGCAACTGCTGATGCAATCAACGACATCTCCAAAGACGAAGATGTCAAGTATAAGATCGGCTTTGCAGATTGGAACCCTTGGGTCACTGACGCCAGTATTGATGGGCAGATGTGCTCTCCCTCTGCGAATGGAGACTATCCTAGCAAGGACCAGCCTCAGATGCAGTTTATCAAGCCCCCCACAAACCCTACACCTGGAGAGCGTGAAGATCTCAAAAAGCGAGGAGTCGATGGATCAGATTACTACGATTACAGTCAGGGTGagctgaggaggaagcgCGCAGCGGAGAGCATTTGGGGTtccaagttcttcaacagcGCCAACCCACCGGAGCTTGTACGTAGAGTCCTTGGTCGTCGTGCCCCAAAGCCTCCAGGTTGTCCCTCCGACGAATCGAGAGACTGGACAATAGGTCTTGGTCTTCCAAACGACATTGCGGAGAACTTCCATCCGAATGAGAATGGACATGTCACTATGGCCAGTTTCGCGATGGCTGAGGCGATGGACCTTCGATCATTGGTGCTCGGTATAGATCCCCCTTCATGCGAGGTCAAGGATCAGTTCAAATGCTGGTCTGATGACAACTGGAAGATCTACGCTAGCGCCGATCGGCTTGATGAACACTACGAGGATTTCTGCAAGAACGTCGAGCAGCCTGATCATCAGAAGGGTTGGGACTACTACAAAGTGTATGACGAAGGTACTCCCGATGAGCATGAGTTCAGAATCTCGCTTGGTGACGACGTCGCAGACTACGATGTGAATCAGTGCATTGACTATTTCAAAAAGCTGATCCACAACTGCGATACAAATCGCAGGCTGAACTGGAAGACAGGAGGCAAGTACGTCCGTGACGACGGAGCATATACATACGAAGTCAGCCCAACGCGCTACAACAGACCCTGGCCACCACCAGAGTATGCCCAGGGAACTTGCAAAGGATGGTACCACTTTTCTCATAGTTCATATACGATAGAGGGCGGCGGGTTCTCAACGTGGGACTTTGgtcagaagacgatgaggCCGAGTATGAATGGATGCTATGGGCTTGGAACGACGGCTTGGAACTTTGAGTATTACGATGAGCCGACGGAGGATGGGTATGAGTGGAAGCTCACGTTTAATACGCCTGTTTTCGTGAGGTCTAGGTGTTTCAAGAATAACAAGGTTGTAAAGGGTGCTGGCGGGTGGACTGATGGTTGCGGAGGAAATGACTGA